A segment of the Flavobacterium azooxidireducens genome:
GATAATTTGCAATCGGGAGAAGTTATGGAGATTGAAAGTGTTTTGGGGGTTTAAAAGAAAAAGAGATATGAATAAGCGACTAAAAAAACAAATTTTTTACCTATTCAACCACCAAATACTTCCATTCAAAATCATCGCAAAACTTACCCAAAGTAAATACGGTATCATCAATTTACTTGCCAACGCATCAATCGGTTTAAATAATTTGATTGTTTCAAAAATCATCAACCAAAGCAACATGATTTCAGCTAAAGCTAAGAAAGGATTCTGTAATCCAAAAAATAAAAAACTCCACAACGCATTCAAAATCAATTGAATCACAAAAACCCAAAGTGCTTTTTTAACCAAAACAGGAACAGTTTCCATTTTATTCCAAACTAATCCGGCACTCACACCCATCATCACATATAAAATTGTCCAAACCGGAGCAAATACTTCGTTAGGCGGATTAAAAAATGGTTTGTTTATGGTTGGATACCAAGTAGTAATTGAAGATTGTGTCACTAAACTCGAACCATAACCAACGCCCAAACAAACGGCAACGGCAATCGCAATTTTAACTATTTTTGACATACTAATTTTTATTCAAAAGTAACAAATCTGCTTTCAAAAAAAGAGTGAATCATTCAAAAAATGTATCTTTGCCCAAAAATAAATTGAATGCTGTCACCTTCAGATTTTATTCCTAAAAATTATCAGAAAACGGTCGAAAATGGAAGTTTTCAATGGTCGGCTCCCAGCAATATTGCCTTAGTGAAATATTGGGGAAAAAAGGAAAACCAAATTCCTGCCAATCCCTCCATCAGTTTTACGTTGAAAAATTGCAAAACAATCACAAAGCTGTCTTTTTCTAAAATTGAAAAAACAGATAATTTTTCATTCGATTTATTATTTGAAGGAAAACCAAAAGAATCATTCCGACCAAAAATTCAAAAATTTCTTGAACGAGTTGAGGTTTATTTACCTTTTTTAAAAGAGTATCATTTTACGATTGATACGCAAAATACATTTCCGCATAGTTCAGGAATTGCGTCTTCGGCTTCCGGAATGGCAGCGTTGGCGGTGAATTTTATGAGTTTAGAAAAGGAATTAAATCCTGAAATGACCGATGAATATTTTAATCAAAAAGCATCTTTTTTGGCTAGATTAGGTTCAGGAAGTGCTTGCAGAAGTATAAAAGGCGAAGTCGTTATTTGGGGAAATCATCAGCAAACCGAGAATAGTTCTGATTTATTTGGGATTGAATTTTCAGATCTTCATCCAAATTTTAAAAATTATCAAGACACGATTTTATTAGTAGATAAAGGTGAAAAACAAGTTTCCAGCACATTAGGTCACGATTTGATGAATGGTCATCCGTATGCGGAAAAGCGATTTGAACAAGCTCATCATAATTTATCGAAAATTAAATCTATTTTAGCAAAAGGTGATGTGAATGAATTTGTGAAACTGGTTGAAAGTGAGGCATTAACTCTTCATTCGATGATGATGACTTCAATGCCGTATTTTATTTTGATGAAGCCTAATACGTTGGAAATCATCAACAAAATTTGGAAATTCAGACAAGAAACAGCCATTCAAGTTTGTTTCACATTAGATGCCGGTGCAAATGTTCACGTCCTTTATCCCGCAAACGTTCGCGAAGAAGTCTTGCAATTTATTAAGAATGAATTAGTTGTGCATTGTCAAAACGAACAGTATATTTGCGATGAAATTGGAAACGGAGCTATGTTTTTGGAATAAAAAAAGTAGTATCTTTATAAAAAATTTGTGATGGACATTCAATTAGAAAAGCAAAAATTAATTAAAATGCTGACAGAAACCAACGATGTTTCTATCATCAATGCGATTAAGAATGTTTTTAAAACCCAAAAAAAAGACTTTTGGGAAGAATTGACCCAAGAGCAACGTGATGAAATTGAAGAAGGAGAACGAGAAATTGAACGAGGTGAATATGTAACTTTTGAATCAATTTTAGACAAATATGGATACAAGCCGAAACGTTAAATTTTCTATACAAGCCGATAAATCATTAGAGAAAATTTTAAATTATTTATTTAGAGAACATTCAAAAAAATTGCAAACAGATTTTTTAGATAAGTTATATTTTTCATTGAATGCAATTAAATTAAATCCGGAAAGTTTTCCAAAATCGGAAATAAATAAAAAGCAATATCGTTGTGTAGTTTCTTGGCAAACTACTTTATATTATAGATTTAATAGTAAGGAAATCAGAGTGCTTGCGTTATTTGACACTCGGATGAATCCTGAAAAAATAAAAAAGATTAAATAAGCAAGAATATGAAAGGACCACTTTTTTACTCAAAAATTCTTCTATTTGGAGAATATGGAATCATAAAAGATTCAAAAGGACTTTCTATCCCTTATAATTTTTATAACGGAGCATTGAAAGTGAGTGAAAATCCGTCGCCGGAAGCAATCAAATCGAACGAAAGTTTACGACGATTTACTGCTCATTTAGAGCAATTGCAAGACGAGCAACCAGAGTTGGTGACTTTCAATTTAGAATTACTTCAGCAAGATATTGATAGAGGAATGTATTTTGATTCTTCAATTCCGCAAGGCTATGGTGTTGGAAGTAGCGGTGCTTTAGTCGCTGCTATTTATGATAAATATGCCAACAATAAAATCACGGTTTTAGAGAATTTAACCCGCGAAAAATTATTACAATTAAAAGCAGTTTTTTCGCAAATGGAATCTTTTTTCCACGGAAAAAGCTCTGGTTTAGATCCATTAAATAGCTACTTAAGTTTGCCGATTTTAATCAATTCAAAAGATAATATAGAACCAACCGGAATTCCGTCTCAAGTTACGAATGGAAAAGGTGCTGTATTTTTGTTAGATTCCGGAATTATTGGTGAAACTGCTCCGATGGTCAATATTTTTATGGAGAATTTGAAAGATCAAGGATTTAGAAGAATGCTTAAAACGCAATTTGTTAAACACACCGATGCTTGTGTAGAAAACTTTTTGCAAGGCGATATAAAATCTCTTTTTAGCAACACCAAAAAATTATCTAAAGTGGTGTTGAATAATTTTAAACCAATGATTCCTGAACAATTTCACAATGTTTGGCAAAACGGAATCGATACAAATGACTATTATTTAAAACTTTGTGGTTCCGGCGGTGGAGGCTACATTCTTGGTTTTACACAAGATTTGGAAAAAGCCAAAGCTTCATTAAAAGACTATAAACTAGA
Coding sequences within it:
- a CDS encoding TspO/MBR family protein; the protein is MSKIVKIAIAVAVCLGVGYGSSLVTQSSITTWYPTINKPFFNPPNEVFAPVWTILYVMMGVSAGLVWNKMETVPVLVKKALWVFVIQLILNALWSFLFFGLQNPFLALAEIMLLWLMIFETIKLFKPIDALASKLMIPYLLWVSFAMILNGSIWWLNR
- a CDS encoding type II toxin-antitoxin system RelE/ParE family toxin; amino-acid sequence: MDTSRNVKFSIQADKSLEKILNYLFREHSKKLQTDFLDKLYFSLNAIKLNPESFPKSEINKKQYRCVVSWQTTLYYRFNSKEIRVLALFDTRMNPEKIKKIK
- a CDS encoding mevalonate kinase family protein, whose product is MKGPLFYSKILLFGEYGIIKDSKGLSIPYNFYNGALKVSENPSPEAIKSNESLRRFTAHLEQLQDEQPELVTFNLELLQQDIDRGMYFDSSIPQGYGVGSSGALVAAIYDKYANNKITVLENLTREKLLQLKAVFSQMESFFHGKSSGLDPLNSYLSLPILINSKDNIEPTGIPSQVTNGKGAVFLLDSGIIGETAPMVNIFMENLKDQGFRRMLKTQFVKHTDACVENFLQGDIKSLFSNTKKLSKVVLNNFKPMIPEQFHNVWQNGIDTNDYYLKLCGSGGGGYILGFTQDLEKAKASLKDYKLEVVYQF
- a CDS encoding diphosphomevalonate/mevalonate 3,5-bisphosphate decarboxylase family protein, which codes for MLSPSDFIPKNYQKTVENGSFQWSAPSNIALVKYWGKKENQIPANPSISFTLKNCKTITKLSFSKIEKTDNFSFDLLFEGKPKESFRPKIQKFLERVEVYLPFLKEYHFTIDTQNTFPHSSGIASSASGMAALAVNFMSLEKELNPEMTDEYFNQKASFLARLGSGSACRSIKGEVVIWGNHQQTENSSDLFGIEFSDLHPNFKNYQDTILLVDKGEKQVSSTLGHDLMNGHPYAEKRFEQAHHNLSKIKSILAKGDVNEFVKLVESEALTLHSMMMTSMPYFILMKPNTLEIINKIWKFRQETAIQVCFTLDAGANVHVLYPANVREEVLQFIKNELVVHCQNEQYICDEIGNGAMFLE